The following are from one region of the Bacteroidales bacterium genome:
- a CDS encoding helix-turn-helix transcriptional regulator, which yields MEINEKGFEFYYNLPSIRRPKGYISYDFRLKHKSGSTILINHKLTPVILNEEGDLWISLCLVTLSTARKTGNMNIFMQDEGVKYHYSFRTKKFQAAKNQSLTATEKQVIQLLSMGNSSRQIAAQLSVSENTIKFHKKNVFRKLGSKQ from the coding sequence TTGGAAATCAATGAAAAGGGATTTGAGTTTTACTATAACTTGCCCTCAATCAGGCGTCCGAAGGGATATATCTCCTATGATTTCAGGCTGAAACACAAAAGTGGCAGCACCATCCTTATTAATCATAAGCTCACCCCTGTAATTCTGAATGAAGAGGGTGACCTGTGGATTTCGCTATGCCTTGTCACACTCTCCACTGCACGAAAAACCGGTAATATGAATATTTTCATGCAGGATGAGGGGGTAAAATATCATTATAGTTTCAGGACGAAGAAATTCCAGGCTGCAAAAAACCAATCCCTTACTGCGACAGAGAAACAGGTTATTCAGCTTCTTTCGATGGGGAATTCAAGTCGTCAGATTGCAGCGCAATTATCAGTGAGTGAAAACACCATCAAGTTTCACAAGAAAAATGTCTTCCGGAAACTTGGGTCAAAACAGTAA
- a CDS encoding T9SS type A sorting domain-containing protein yields MPGKTGLFLPSVTIKDLYSVVFTSENNGYITGKDGTILMTADAGLHWTISVSGTSLNLWDVYFYDESIGFIAGDNGLILKTTNAGALGMPESELSKGNITVYPNPATEIINIEFNDQVSSGVKVAISGINGQLFWEKEFSPNEKIQVDISFLPKGAYLLRTETQAGVEITKVML; encoded by the coding sequence ATGCCGGGGAAAACTGGACTGTTTTTACCCTCAGTGACTATTAAGGATTTATATTCTGTTGTATTCACTTCTGAAAACAACGGCTATATAACAGGCAAAGATGGTACTATCCTGATGACAGCTGATGCCGGTTTGCACTGGACGATTTCGGTGAGCGGAACCAGCCTTAATTTATGGGATGTGTATTTTTATGACGAAAGTATTGGTTTTATTGCTGGTGATAATGGTTTAATCCTGAAAACCACCAATGCCGGTGCTTTGGGGATGCCAGAAAGTGAATTGTCAAAAGGAAACATCACTGTGTACCCTAATCCTGCCACAGAAATTATCAATATCGAATTCAATGATCAGGTATCTTCAGGTGTAAAAGTTGCTATTTCAGGCATCAACGGACAGTTATTCTGGGAAAAGGAATTTAGTCCAAATGAAAAGATTCAGGTTGATATTTCATTTTTACCAAAAGGTGCCTACCTGTTGCGAACTGAAACCCAGGCAGGGGTTGAAATCACGAAAGTGATGTTGTGA